A portion of the Paenibacillus marchantiae genome contains these proteins:
- the cydC gene encoding thiol reductant ABC exporter subunit CydC, with translation MNELAILSKAMIQERKDIILSILGGFIAGIAGVALFSASGYLISQTVFAPPLYTLIVLTSLVKLLGLLRAASRYGERLYSHRATFSMLSRLRTSFFARLIPLTPGILNKKRSGDLLARIVGDVESLQHYFLRVAYPPIIVVMVFLATVLFTSAFSFWIAVLFVVGMLTTTLVVPGIVLLGQRKIHGHVREQRALLSTEVTEVLYGFRDLKVYGQLAQREQQLQQASAALTVQQQRAAGHLLRGQSMHALVTFLISWVVLTLGAYLIMDGALAGVFLAMLVMASLTVFEEAAAMATLPLYKQDSEHAAKRLTETIQTSDRQSVSTQPKGALSGNQAVSLDLSNVTFQYEGEWRPALKDISLHILPGSKTAIVGPSGSGKSTIIELLLKLRTPTTGEIRLNDISVKELDEASIWQTANVVLQQSHFFRGTIRDNLLLNDDEHSDEQLLDVLAKVQLPNTSLTDVVYEKGENLSDGEKQRLALARAMLRKGRLWLLDEPTSSMDYVTEERVMKHLYAQAAEDTLLLICHRLTGLEEMDRIVVMEQGRVVEAGSYTELMEQEGYFYEMKKIERQMIGEVGV, from the coding sequence ATGAATGAGCTAGCGATTTTGTCCAAAGCCATGATTCAGGAGCGCAAGGATATTATCCTTTCTATTCTAGGTGGGTTTATTGCGGGGATAGCAGGAGTGGCCCTCTTCTCGGCGAGCGGATATCTGATTTCGCAAACAGTCTTTGCGCCCCCGCTGTACACCTTAATTGTACTCACCTCGCTGGTCAAGCTGCTTGGACTGCTTCGGGCGGCGAGTCGTTACGGCGAGCGTTTGTATTCCCACCGGGCGACATTCTCCATGCTTAGCCGTTTGCGTACATCCTTTTTTGCCCGACTCATTCCTTTGACGCCGGGTATATTGAACAAAAAGCGAAGCGGGGACCTGCTAGCCCGCATTGTTGGGGATGTGGAGAGCCTGCAACATTATTTTTTGCGCGTCGCTTATCCACCGATTATTGTTGTTATGGTCTTTTTGGCGACAGTGTTGTTTACTTCTGCTTTTTCATTCTGGATTGCGGTTTTGTTTGTAGTAGGCATGCTCACAACGACATTGGTTGTACCGGGAATAGTCTTGCTTGGGCAGCGAAAAATACATGGACACGTTCGCGAGCAACGGGCGCTGCTTTCCACAGAAGTCACCGAAGTATTGTATGGGTTCCGGGATTTGAAAGTGTACGGACAACTGGCTCAACGGGAGCAACAGCTGCAGCAGGCTTCTGCTGCGTTGACGGTCCAGCAGCAACGGGCTGCCGGACACCTACTGCGTGGGCAATCCATGCATGCTTTGGTTACGTTCCTTATTTCCTGGGTCGTGCTGACACTTGGTGCTTATCTGATTATGGATGGAGCGCTTGCTGGCGTGTTTCTTGCAATGCTGGTTATGGCCTCACTAACCGTTTTCGAAGAGGCTGCGGCAATGGCGACATTACCTTTGTATAAGCAGGATAGCGAACACGCAGCCAAGCGACTGACGGAAACCATACAGACCTCTGATAGGCAGTCTGTGTCTACGCAGCCAAAAGGCGCGTTATCTGGCAATCAGGCTGTTTCGCTTGATCTCTCCAATGTTACGTTTCAATATGAAGGGGAGTGGAGACCGGCGTTAAAGGACATTTCGCTGCATATTTTACCCGGCTCCAAAACGGCGATTGTCGGACCGAGCGGATCAGGCAAATCAACGATTATTGAACTACTGCTTAAACTGCGAACGCCTACAACAGGGGAGATCCGTTTAAATGACATTTCGGTGAAGGAACTGGATGAGGCGAGCATTTGGCAAACGGCCAATGTTGTCTTGCAGCAAAGTCATTTCTTCCGGGGAACGATCCGGGATAACCTGCTGTTGAATGATGATGAACATTCGGACGAGCAACTATTGGATGTGCTAGCAAAAGTGCAACTGCCCAATACATCATTGACTGATGTAGTCTATGAAAAAGGGGAAAACCTGTCGGACGGTGAGAAGCAGAGGCTGGCTCTGGCACGGGCCATGCTTCGCAAGGGACGGTTATGGCTTCTCGATGAACCTACTTCCTCAATGGATTACGTTACAGAAGAACGTGTGATGAAACATCTCTATGCACAAGCAGCCGAGGATACGCTTCTACTAATCTGTCATCGGCTTACTGGCCTTGAAGAGATGGATCGGATTGTGGTGATGGAACAGGGAAGGGTAGTGGAAGCGGGCTCCTATACGGAGTTAATGGAGCAAGAAGGTTATTTTTATGAGATGAAGAAGATTGAGCGGCAAATGATCGGAGAAGTTGGAGTGTAA
- the cydD gene encoding thiol reductant ABC exporter subunit CydD: MKRKTSLISQQMSGQRKRLVLLAVISLALGAAIVSQAALLAEAVQRIFVEKASLSSVVMLLGILMAVMVVRTGLSYGNGKVGLHMASSAKTNMRAAVLKNLTHASMPSTLRGQTGGKVSVALDAVDEADSYFSLYMPRMMEAAIIPILILVVTFMQHANSGFIMLFTAPFIPLFMILVGLKTKNKSEEKYAQLAEFSGTFLDSLQGLVSLKIFGRAHRQQQEIERTSLGYRDATMGILRIAFTNTFMLESIVMLSIGIVALELAIQLLVFKSMSFHTAFLVLLLVPEFYSLLKNTGTAFHSGRTSMGAVRKVEQMLEETAGENKSADSKEGIGTSDGIDEVVNMDRVERENGIGTLQMHRSNDGSMPPSIILNHLRFRYAPESFDLETGRAQLDPGEHIAIVGKSGSGKTTLLHLIAGLLKPESGEVLVDGQPLSEYDEAAWFEHVSYITQHPYIFAGTFAENIAIGAGRNVSRTEIEQAAEDAGLAEVAAQLEHGFDTLVGEGGRGLSGGEKQRLALARAFLKRPSIILFDEPTVGLDLRTEQILQRSIATLADTATMITVAHRLYTIQHVDRILFMDDGVLVDTGRHEELMARLPQYAEMIDVQRKGGLA, from the coding sequence ATGAAGAGGAAAACAAGCCTGATCTCTCAACAAATGTCTGGGCAACGAAAACGACTCGTGCTCCTTGCAGTGATTTCACTTGCGCTGGGTGCAGCGATTGTAAGTCAGGCTGCGCTGCTTGCTGAAGCAGTACAACGGATTTTCGTGGAGAAGGCTTCCCTTTCGTCGGTCGTCATGCTGCTCGGGATACTCATGGCTGTCATGGTCGTACGTACAGGGTTGTCTTATGGGAACGGAAAAGTTGGTTTGCATATGGCTTCCAGTGCCAAGACGAATATGCGGGCAGCCGTGCTGAAAAATTTGACCCATGCGTCGATGCCATCAACCCTTCGTGGACAAACAGGCGGAAAGGTCAGTGTTGCTCTGGATGCTGTGGATGAGGCTGACAGTTATTTCAGTCTGTATATGCCACGCATGATGGAGGCTGCCATCATTCCAATTCTGATTTTGGTGGTAACGTTTATGCAGCATGCCAATTCAGGCTTTATTATGCTGTTTACGGCCCCGTTTATCCCCTTGTTCATGATTTTGGTGGGACTGAAGACGAAGAACAAATCAGAGGAGAAATATGCGCAGCTGGCCGAGTTTTCCGGTACGTTCCTGGACTCTCTTCAAGGGCTGGTTTCGTTGAAAATATTTGGACGGGCTCACCGTCAGCAGCAGGAGATTGAACGCACCAGCCTGGGGTACCGCGATGCCACGATGGGCATTTTGCGGATTGCGTTTACCAATACGTTCATGCTGGAATCGATTGTAATGCTAAGCATCGGTATCGTCGCTCTTGAACTAGCAATCCAGCTGCTTGTATTCAAATCGATGTCGTTCCACACTGCGTTTCTCGTGCTGCTGCTCGTTCCCGAGTTCTACAGTCTGTTGAAAAATACGGGAACAGCTTTTCACAGCGGGCGAACAAGTATGGGAGCGGTTCGTAAGGTAGAGCAGATGCTTGAGGAAACAGCTGGGGAGAACAAATCGGCAGATAGCAAAGAAGGAATAGGTACATCGGATGGAATTGACGAGGTCGTTAACATGGATCGGGTGGAAAGGGAAAACGGGATAGGGACATTACAAATGCACCGTTCCAATGACGGTTCCATGCCGCCGTCCATTATATTGAACCATCTCCGATTTCGTTATGCGCCCGAATCATTCGACCTTGAGACTGGTCGAGCACAGCTTGATCCAGGAGAACACATTGCCATTGTCGGCAAAAGCGGCTCAGGAAAAACGACGTTGCTCCATCTCATTGCGGGTTTGCTGAAGCCAGAATCAGGAGAGGTTCTGGTAGATGGACAACCCCTATCCGAATATGATGAGGCTGCATGGTTCGAACATGTGAGCTACATTACACAGCATCCGTATATTTTTGCAGGTACATTTGCTGAGAACATTGCGATTGGTGCGGGCCGGAACGTGTCCAGGACTGAAATTGAGCAGGCGGCTGAGGATGCCGGGCTTGCTGAAGTTGCTGCCCAATTGGAGCATGGCTTCGATACCTTGGTTGGTGAAGGAGGTCGAGGACTGTCTGGTGGGGAAAAGCAACGACTTGCTTTGGCAAGAGCTTTTTTGAAGCGGCCTTCCATCATATTGTTTGATGAACCTACGGTGGGACTGGATTTGCGCACGGAGCAGATACTGCAACGTTCCATTGCCACATTGGCAGATACCGCGACGATGATTACAGTGGCTCACCGATTATATACGATTCAACATGTCGATCGCATATTGTTTATGGACGATGGTGTGTTAGTGGATACGGGACGCCATGAAGAGCTTATGGCGCGTCTACCCCAGTATGCCGAGATGATTGATGTTCAACGAAAGGGGGGCTTGGCATGA
- a CDS encoding cytochrome d ubiquinol oxidase subunit II, with translation MSYELIGISVLWLFLYGYLIVASIDFGAGFFAFYARLTKQDHLINRLISRYLSPVWEITNVFFVFFYIGIVGFFPDTAYYYGSALLVPGSIAVILLAIRGSFYAFENYGSKNNIVYLFLYGASGLLIPASLSVALTLSEGGFIVKQGSTVSLDYWTLFTNPLSWSIVGLAIVSVLFISSSFLAFYASRAEDHSALKLVRTYALFWSTPTIIIALTAFIYLGQHNERHFQNMMDLWWLLALSVAFFMIAMWLIYNGRRYGLAFICIMLQFFCAFFAYGIGQYPYILDPFITIQNSVTSPAMGFALVVVFIGGMCMLIPSLILVFKLFLFDADYVKGKK, from the coding sequence ATGAGTTACGAACTGATTGGCATTTCGGTACTCTGGCTGTTCTTGTATGGCTATTTAATTGTTGCCTCCATTGATTTCGGGGCGGGTTTCTTTGCCTTTTATGCACGCTTGACGAAACAGGATCACCTGATTAATCGTCTGATCTCCCGTTATTTATCACCGGTATGGGAGATTACGAATGTATTTTTTGTCTTTTTCTACATTGGCATTGTTGGATTCTTTCCCGACACGGCTTATTATTACGGATCAGCGCTGCTCGTACCGGGAAGCATTGCGGTCATTTTGCTCGCCATTCGTGGGTCGTTTTATGCCTTTGAGAACTATGGTTCCAAAAATAACATCGTGTATCTGTTTCTATATGGAGCTTCGGGATTGCTGATTCCAGCTTCGCTATCAGTGGCGCTAACGCTGTCTGAAGGTGGTTTTATCGTGAAGCAAGGTTCGACGGTTTCTCTGGATTACTGGACGCTGTTTACCAATCCGTTATCATGGAGCATTGTTGGACTGGCGATTGTGTCCGTATTGTTCATTAGCAGCTCATTTCTAGCCTTTTATGCATCGCGGGCAGAGGATCACTCTGCATTGAAGCTGGTACGGACCTATGCCCTGTTCTGGAGCACACCGACGATCATCATCGCACTGACTGCATTTATTTATTTGGGACAGCACAATGAGCGACATTTTCAAAATATGATGGATTTATGGTGGTTGCTTGCACTTTCCGTTGCATTCTTCATGATTGCGATGTGGCTGATCTATAACGGACGCCGCTACGGATTAGCGTTTATATGTATCATGCTGCAATTTTTCTGTGCCTTTTTCGCTTACGGAATTGGTCAATATCCTTATATCCTTGATCCGTTCATTACAATTCAAAACAGTGTAACCTCACCAGCGATGGGCTTCGCACTGGTGGTTGTGTTTATCGGTGGCATGTGTATGTTGATTCCTTCCTTGATTCTGGTTTTCAAACTGTTTCTGTTTGATGCGGATTATGTAAAGGGAAAAAAATAA
- a CDS encoding cytochrome ubiquinol oxidase subunit I has protein sequence MAIDTVMWSKLVTGMTLGFHAIFATLGVGIPLMIAIAEFMGIRKKDPHYTLMAKRWSRGFVISVAVGVVTGTAISLQLALVWPNFMKLAGNVIALPLFMEVFAFFFEAIFLGIYLYTWDRFKNPYIHWLLTIPIVTGAGMSAVFITTVNGFMNQPGGFVMEAGQFTAVNPVEAMLNTATFSKVFHVLSSAYLTGAALLAGIAAFSLLRKGASAYHKKALNLMMAVVLLFGLLNTLAGDVSAKFLAEHQPEKLAAAEWHFETESGADLILLGWLNAEHEIIGALHLPKLLSFLAFSDFNAEVTGLEEFPKDEWPPLLVHYLFDLMAGIGFTLLAISVLYFLFVFWKKRNELNKWLLGIIALGAPMAFLGVELGWFYAELGRQPWIIRGYMRVEEAATSSPSIRMIFFFFLLLYIVLGVMCVLVLRRLFNNNPAEVEMEKWMKEKRNPSTEKGERT, from the coding sequence ATGGCAATCGATACGGTGATGTGGAGCAAGCTGGTGACAGGTATGACGCTGGGCTTCCACGCTATTTTTGCGACACTTGGCGTCGGTATACCTCTAATGATCGCAATTGCAGAATTCATGGGGATTCGCAAGAAGGACCCCCATTACACACTGATGGCGAAGAGGTGGTCAAGAGGGTTTGTCATTTCTGTGGCGGTTGGTGTGGTGACCGGTACAGCGATTTCACTGCAACTGGCCCTGGTGTGGCCGAATTTTATGAAACTGGCAGGCAATGTCATTGCACTCCCACTATTCATGGAAGTGTTTGCGTTCTTTTTTGAAGCCATTTTCCTGGGCATTTATTTGTATACCTGGGATCGATTCAAAAATCCGTACATTCACTGGCTGCTGACGATTCCAATCGTCACCGGTGCAGGTATGTCGGCTGTGTTTATTACGACGGTGAACGGCTTCATGAACCAGCCTGGAGGCTTTGTCATGGAAGCAGGCCAATTCACAGCGGTTAACCCAGTGGAGGCGATGCTGAATACGGCGACGTTCTCCAAGGTGTTTCATGTATTAAGCTCAGCATATTTGACAGGAGCTGCCCTGTTAGCCGGAATTGCAGCCTTCTCGCTGCTGAGAAAAGGGGCATCTGCATACCACAAAAAAGCCTTGAATCTCATGATGGCGGTGGTTCTGCTGTTCGGCTTACTGAACACGTTAGCGGGAGATGTGTCCGCCAAGTTTTTGGCCGAGCATCAGCCGGAGAAACTTGCAGCGGCAGAATGGCATTTTGAGACAGAAAGTGGCGCGGATTTGATTTTATTGGGATGGCTGAATGCAGAGCATGAAATTATAGGAGCTCTTCACCTGCCGAAACTGCTCAGCTTCCTGGCCTTTAGTGACTTTAATGCAGAGGTAACCGGACTGGAGGAGTTTCCGAAGGACGAATGGCCGCCGCTGCTCGTTCACTACCTGTTTGATTTAATGGCCGGAATCGGATTTACGCTGCTGGCTATTTCAGTTCTGTATTTCCTGTTTGTATTCTGGAAAAAGCGCAATGAGCTGAATAAGTGGCTGCTTGGGATCATAGCGCTAGGCGCACCGATGGCTTTTCTCGGAGTTGAGCTGGGCTGGTTCTATGCTGAACTGGGACGACAGCCGTGGATTATCCGAGGATATATGCGTGTGGAGGAAGCAGCCACTTCATCACCCAGCATCAGAATGATCTTTTTCTTCTTCCTGCTTCTCTACATCGTTCTGGGAGTCATGTGTGTTCTCGTACTAAGACGTTTGTTCAACAATAATCCGGCAGAAGTCGAGATGGAGAAATGGATGAAGGAGAAGCGCAATCCGTCTACAGAAAAGGGTGAGCGTACATGA
- a CDS encoding TlpA family protein disulfide reductase yields the protein MSLKMIRLFTILIGMAAVLVAAWAIYQGTSSSEPKITGAIEAGATAPEFTAVNSDGEQVKLSDYRGKVVMINFWASWCTPCVREMPMIKQIAQTYQNDVEALFVNVGEAKGTIREFMEKQQFDFPVIIDVTGKVSGLYRITGLPATMIIDQEGIFSHILLGELTKDIPLQQWLEETVQQRN from the coding sequence ATGAGTTTGAAAATGATACGTTTGTTTACCATCCTGATTGGAATGGCTGCTGTGCTGGTCGCTGCGTGGGCAATTTATCAGGGGACTTCATCATCTGAGCCCAAAATAACCGGTGCCATTGAAGCCGGTGCAACTGCTCCTGAATTCACTGCGGTTAATTCAGACGGAGAACAGGTGAAGCTCTCCGATTATCGGGGCAAAGTCGTCATGATTAACTTCTGGGCTTCATGGTGTACGCCCTGTGTGAGGGAAATGCCAATGATTAAGCAGATTGCTCAGACGTATCAAAACGATGTAGAGGCTCTGTTTGTCAACGTGGGGGAAGCGAAGGGCACCATTCGTGAATTTATGGAGAAACAGCAATTCGATTTCCCTGTTATCATTGATGTGACCGGAAAGGTCTCCGGTCTGTATCGTATCACCGGGTTGCCAGCGACCATGATCATAGATCAGGAAGGTATATTCAGTCACATTTTGCTCGGTGAGTTGACTAAGGATATTCCTTTGCAGCAATGGCTGGAGGAGACCGTACAGCAACGGAATTGA
- the ccmA gene encoding heme ABC exporter ATP-binding protein CcmA has product MDNVETEIVGLCKSIKKQQIVEDISFRVSSGHVLALCGGNGAGKSTVLRMLAGILQPTSGEIIVNNMRWSKERKRYSEQIGYMPDDYHFNQGLTAEEALQFWAALRKVPKARVTEVLTMVGLADQKKKRVTTFSKGMRQRVLFAQALLSKPPLLIMDEPTNGLDPFWMQEFANLIKQIKEEGHMVVFSTHQLEIADDVADHIVFMNQGRNVGDGSTEDFRQQFGSLHAAFHHSLG; this is encoded by the coding sequence ATGGATAATGTGGAAACAGAGATTGTTGGACTGTGTAAATCCATAAAAAAACAACAGATTGTTGAAGATATATCCTTTCGCGTTTCTTCCGGTCATGTGCTTGCCTTATGCGGCGGAAATGGGGCCGGAAAAAGCACCGTTCTGCGTATGCTTGCAGGTATTCTTCAACCTACCTCGGGTGAAATCATTGTAAACAATATGCGCTGGTCCAAAGAACGAAAGCGATATTCGGAACAGATCGGATATATGCCGGATGATTATCATTTCAACCAGGGTTTGACGGCAGAGGAGGCGCTCCAGTTCTGGGCGGCGTTAAGGAAAGTGCCTAAAGCGCGAGTAACGGAAGTGCTAACCATGGTAGGCTTGGCCGATCAAAAAAAGAAACGGGTCACGACCTTTTCCAAAGGTATGCGGCAGCGTGTGTTATTTGCCCAGGCTCTGCTGTCCAAGCCTCCGCTGCTGATCATGGATGAGCCGACGAATGGACTGGACCCCTTCTGGATGCAGGAGTTTGCAAATCTGATAAAACAGATCAAGGAGGAAGGGCATATGGTTGTGTTCTCCACCCACCAGCTTGAGATCGCAGATGATGTTGCCGATCACATTGTTTTTATGAACCAAGGACGTAATGTGGGAGATGGCTCTACTGAGGACTTTCGTCAACAGTTCGGGTCGCTTCATGCTGCATTTCATCATAGTCTTGGCTAA
- a CDS encoding ABC transporter permease, with protein sequence MGDMVQVVRREMKMGFRNPWAYSFLILFCVFSLNLLIINSQNFVAGYSGTTGSMLNLILYLLPLMTLFLGSFSLTSEKEEGSWQLLSTYPIGTMSFIVGKYLGLSVVLMTIVTFGYGLMGLLSGWVGSPLDVKTYLLFLVFSCGLVLLFLTIALFIGSLSKNRWQALTISVSVWFFALIGWPTLLISVLGLMPYQWVKPLLTVLTFINPAELVRLFVVIKLGGGSILGPEYYQWVDWVHPSSGSWIFMGICLLWITCSIVAVYGIWERGRSHG encoded by the coding sequence ATGGGAGATATGGTACAAGTCGTCCGACGAGAAATGAAAATGGGATTTCGCAACCCTTGGGCATATTCATTTTTGATTCTTTTCTGCGTGTTTAGTCTGAATTTGTTAATCATCAATTCTCAGAATTTTGTAGCAGGATACTCTGGCACTACAGGTTCCATGTTAAATCTTATTCTTTATCTGTTGCCGCTGATGACCCTCTTTCTGGGCTCGTTCTCGTTGACTTCTGAAAAGGAAGAGGGCAGCTGGCAGCTGTTGTCCACTTACCCCATCGGCACGATGTCTTTTATTGTTGGCAAATATCTGGGGCTGTCGGTTGTATTAATGACGATAGTTACATTCGGATATGGCCTGATGGGACTTCTTAGCGGATGGGTGGGTAGCCCTTTAGATGTTAAGACATATCTTTTGTTTCTGGTATTCTCCTGCGGACTGGTGTTGCTATTTCTGACTATTGCACTGTTCATCGGTTCGTTATCCAAAAATCGCTGGCAAGCGTTAACGATATCGGTATCCGTTTGGTTTTTTGCTTTGATCGGGTGGCCCACGCTTCTAATTTCCGTGCTGGGACTCATGCCGTATCAGTGGGTAAAACCCTTACTCACCGTTCTAACCTTCATCAATCCGGCTGAGTTGGTACGTTTGTTTGTGGTGATCAAACTTGGCGGGGGCTCGATACTGGGACCTGAATATTATCAGTGGGTAGATTGGGTACATCCATCGAGCGGGAGCTGGATCTTTATGGGGATATGTCTGCTGTGGATTACATGTTCTATCGTGGCAGTATACGGGATATGGGAAAGGGGACGTTCCCATGGATAA
- a CDS encoding nitrous oxide reductase accessory protein NosL has product MKTHWKTVMVLLFGVLLLTACGKKYEALPINEDVDICAICKMQVKDDAYATQLTTKDGKNYKFDDIGCMHQWKEENGTDNIGMDFVRDYNDKEWIEYSKATYVYDASLRTPMAYGILNFKDKPSAEAFVAEQGVGTIMTAEDLASHDWKQNTETMDMMGEHGHSEEGMGEGVHEETHGESESTEESGHK; this is encoded by the coding sequence ATGAAAACACATTGGAAAACAGTTATGGTACTTCTCTTTGGGGTGCTGTTATTAACAGCTTGCGGAAAAAAATACGAGGCATTGCCTATCAATGAAGACGTGGATATCTGTGCCATTTGCAAAATGCAGGTGAAAGATGATGCCTATGCCACGCAGCTTACCACGAAAGACGGTAAAAATTATAAATTTGATGACATTGGTTGTATGCATCAGTGGAAAGAAGAGAACGGAACAGATAACATCGGGATGGATTTTGTTCGTGATTATAATGACAAGGAATGGATTGAGTACAGCAAAGCCACTTATGTATATGATGCTTCACTGCGTACACCGATGGCTTACGGCATCCTCAATTTTAAGGATAAACCATCTGCCGAAGCTTTTGTTGCCGAGCAGGGTGTGGGAACCATTATGACCGCTGAAGACCTCGCCTCCCACGACTGGAAACAAAACACAGAGACGATGGATATGATGGGGGAGCATGGGCATTCCGAGGAGGGAATGGGTGAAGGCGTGCATGAAGAAACACATGGAGAAAGCGAATCAACGGAAGAATCAGGCCACAAGTAA
- a CDS encoding right-handed parallel beta-helix repeat-containing protein gives MMFRERIVLSILLLIGILLIPLSYPLDTANAAPETKDAIPLQPIIDGSRPGEVLVLETGIYSGPVSIDKNISIRGDSSVLVLNTDAESTITIRSDGVTLQGFTVRHLTNEPTAAIQVEGDRVEITGLDIQSQSFGIVLRGSVDGLIHSNTISWAGPESASSGQKGNGIDLYNSHRTHIEDNKITGMRDGIYLENSRNLTVKANTLLHTRYGIHCMYIDGSSVVDNVGENNSTGAMVMGVKNTVVSGNSFRKQNENVHSQGILLYDVQQSSVHNNVVEGNRVGMNIAESSGNEIRGNAVLRNFIGIQLVLAEDNQFTRNQFVSNVIEASAMDSRNNEMKENFWDSFQGLDLNDDGISELSYGINPFYEQVVNRNSAYQLFFQSPGMIFMSNLFTEGKAEWTSDRSPLMSMEAVSQTTKVGTQVVKEITGVWIIGCILLGLATFIMINMGVLRK, from the coding sequence ATGATGTTTCGCGAACGGATTGTCCTGAGCATATTGCTGCTTATAGGGATACTGTTGATCCCGCTATCTTACCCGCTGGACACTGCAAATGCTGCTCCTGAAACCAAAGATGCTATTCCACTCCAGCCAATCATTGATGGTTCTAGACCTGGAGAAGTGCTTGTACTTGAGACGGGTATTTATTCTGGTCCCGTAAGTATAGACAAGAATATATCCATTCGAGGGGACTCATCCGTATTGGTATTGAATACGGATGCTGAATCCACCATTACCATTCGTTCAGATGGAGTGACATTGCAGGGTTTCACGGTACGACACTTAACAAATGAACCCACTGCAGCGATTCAGGTTGAAGGAGATCGAGTAGAGATCACGGGCCTGGATATTCAGAGTCAAAGTTTTGGAATCGTGCTGCGGGGTTCTGTCGATGGGCTCATACATAGCAATACTATTTCATGGGCTGGACCGGAGTCTGCTTCCAGTGGTCAAAAGGGGAATGGCATTGATCTGTACAATTCCCATCGTACCCACATCGAAGACAACAAAATTACGGGCATGCGGGATGGTATATATCTGGAGAACAGTCGCAATCTTACGGTTAAGGCTAACACGCTGTTACATACCAGGTATGGCATTCATTGTATGTATATCGATGGCTCTTCTGTTGTGGACAATGTTGGAGAGAACAACAGTACCGGAGCCATGGTCATGGGCGTCAAGAATACGGTCGTATCGGGAAACTCTTTTCGCAAACAGAACGAAAATGTGCATTCACAAGGGATTTTGTTGTATGACGTACAGCAATCCTCGGTTCATAACAATGTCGTGGAGGGTAACCGTGTTGGCATGAACATTGCTGAATCCTCAGGAAATGAAATTCGCGGCAATGCGGTGCTCCGGAATTTCATCGGAATTCAGCTCGTTCTTGCGGAGGATAATCAGTTTACCAGAAACCAATTTGTTTCGAATGTGATTGAAGCTTCAGCGATGGACAGCCGGAACAATGAGATGAAGGAAAACTTCTGGGATTCCTTTCAAGGTCTTGACCTGAACGATGATGGAATTAGTGAACTGTCCTATGGAATTAATCCTTTTTATGAGCAAGTGGTCAACCGGAATTCGGCCTATCAGCTTTTCTTTCAATCTCCAGGCATGATCTTTATGAGCAACTTGTTTACGGAAGGCAAGGCAGAGTGGACAAGCGACAGATCGCCATTAATGAGCATGGAAGCGGTATCACAGACGACGAAGGTAGGTACACAAGTGGTCAAAGAGATAACCGGGGTTTGGATCATCGGATGCATTCTGCTGGGCCTGGCCACTTTTATTATGATCAATATGGGGGTATTACGAAAATGA
- a CDS encoding response regulator — MSHTRVLVVDDHAHAREAICEILSMDPSFEVIGVVSDGQQAIDYTEQWLPDLILMDIQMPIMNGLEATQRIKLAFPYVKIVMITVSDDVLHLLEALKRGAQGYLLKNLEPSMWLEYLHSIVTEEAPLSREVAYQILKDVSLTEKKEPDVPLTTREKDILYGVAAGWTNKEIAVNYTISEYTVKNHLKNILQKLQVQNRVQLTRYALEQGLITDHNRL; from the coding sequence ATGAGTCATACTCGCGTACTTGTTGTAGACGATCACGCTCATGCGAGAGAAGCCATATGTGAAATTTTATCCATGGACCCCAGCTTCGAAGTGATTGGCGTCGTGTCGGACGGTCAACAAGCGATTGATTATACAGAACAGTGGCTTCCCGATCTAATCCTCATGGACATTCAGATGCCAATTATGAACGGTCTTGAAGCAACACAGCGGATCAAATTGGCGTTTCCTTATGTGAAAATTGTCATGATTACCGTCTCGGATGATGTACTACACCTTCTGGAAGCGTTGAAACGGGGAGCTCAGGGTTATCTGCTCAAAAACCTTGAACCCTCCATGTGGCTGGAATATCTTCATTCCATCGTTACAGAAGAAGCTCCATTGAGCCGCGAGGTGGCTTACCAAATCCTGAAGGATGTCTCACTCACGGAGAAAAAAGAACCTGACGTTCCACTAACGACAAGGGAAAAGGATATTCTGTATGGCGTGGCTGCAGGATGGACGAACAAAGAAATCGCTGTGAATTATACAATTTCAGAGTATACCGTCAAGAATCATTTAAAAAACATTTTGCAAAAACTGCAGGTTCAAAATCGTGTTCAACTGACACGTTATGCATTGGAGCAAGGGCTTATTACAGACCATAATCGTCTGTAA